One Lujinxingia sediminis DNA window includes the following coding sequences:
- a CDS encoding pectin acetylesterase-family hydrolase gives MSRRQSSGWRVRVGLYVLSVGLAAGCLPTPGQKGVGADDDAGAGDVSADVDITPTPVEDGWVYQPLENTFCGGGGPAGLGLNLNEASTDLVIFLNGGGACWDAASCYVLNAAVNIEGEYTAAKFASEVRPLIASGLFDREDEANPWPDASYAFVPYCTADLHSGDAIKNHDAFQPERMVHHKGAVNMARYLAYLSEELPRIERVWMLGASAGGYGATLNFWRVEEAFPGAEAHLLADSAPFVQPGEGRWGIWQNVWEMTLPPECEGCEARADAIPAAVGAAHPDSRIGLLAFEDDAVIAVFFAIGLFDMGARTRALVNDAYQGETMRGFSVASNEHVMLTSWKNRRDKNGEALPEFLRWWVEGR, from the coding sequence ATGAGCAGGCGTCAGAGTAGCGGGTGGCGAGTGCGTGTCGGGCTCTATGTGCTGAGCGTGGGGCTGGCCGCCGGTTGTCTGCCCACCCCCGGGCAAAAGGGCGTCGGTGCCGACGATGATGCAGGTGCAGGCGACGTCAGCGCCGATGTCGACATCACACCCACCCCGGTGGAGGACGGTTGGGTCTACCAGCCTCTGGAAAACACCTTTTGTGGTGGTGGAGGGCCGGCCGGTCTCGGGCTCAACCTCAATGAAGCGTCGACTGACCTTGTGATCTTCCTCAACGGTGGCGGGGCCTGCTGGGACGCGGCCAGCTGCTACGTGCTCAACGCCGCCGTCAATATTGAGGGGGAGTACACCGCAGCGAAGTTCGCCTCGGAGGTGCGCCCGCTGATCGCCAGCGGACTCTTTGATCGCGAGGACGAGGCCAACCCCTGGCCCGACGCAAGCTATGCGTTTGTGCCCTATTGCACCGCAGATCTGCACAGCGGCGATGCGATCAAGAACCACGATGCCTTCCAGCCCGAGCGCATGGTGCATCATAAGGGCGCGGTCAATATGGCGCGCTACCTGGCGTACCTGAGCGAGGAGCTTCCGCGGATCGAGCGCGTCTGGATGCTCGGTGCCAGCGCCGGAGGCTACGGCGCGACGCTCAACTTCTGGCGGGTGGAGGAGGCGTTTCCCGGCGCGGAGGCCCATCTTCTGGCCGACTCCGCGCCCTTTGTGCAGCCCGGCGAGGGGCGCTGGGGCATCTGGCAAAACGTCTGGGAGATGACCTTGCCGCCCGAGTGCGAGGGGTGCGAGGCACGGGCCGACGCCATCCCCGCGGCGGTGGGGGCCGCTCATCCCGACTCCCGCATCGGGCTTCTGGCCTTTGAAGACGACGCGGTGATCGCGGTCTTCTTTGCCATCGGCCTCTTTGATATGGGCGCGCGCACCCGGGCCCTGGTCAACGACGCCTATCAGGGTGAGACGATGCGGGGTTTCTCGGTGGCGAGCAACGAGCACGTGATGCTCACCTCCTGGAAGAACCGTCGCGATAAAAATGGTGAGGCATTGCCGGAGTTCTTGAGGTGGTGGGTTGAGGGGCGCTGA
- a CDS encoding bifunctional metallophosphatase/5'-nucleotidase — protein sequence MIWTPRVVAALASLALVACSSGSAPDAPPIETPEAAENADPVNLRVLAFNDLHGALEGPSGKVWVDGEKVETGGAAYLAAHINAERDAVDHALVLAAGDLIGASPLVSALLHDEPTIEVMNAIGLVASSVGNHEFDEGYQELLRIAEGGCHPTAGCREGYTYEGPTFSYLAANVRITGEEDTLLPPYIIRDIDGVKVAIIGMTLEDTPSAVVPTAVEGLEFYDEVETVKALLPQLEAEDVATAIVLLHEGGVIHGEQRDIGECPDVQGAIVPIAEAMPPLVSVIVTGHTHAAYVCEFGGKLVTAAQSFGRVVTAIDMTIDRQTGEVLERSARQRAVTHDVEPDPEIATLIDTYAEISAPLAERVVGSLTAPISRERDATGQSPLGKLIADAQLAATAGEDIGGAQVAFMNPGGIRSSLEPNAEGNLTFADLHTCQPFGNTLVTMTLTGQQIHTLLEQQWVNPDRTHMLGVSEGFSYTWNADAPTGERVDASSIVLNGEVIDQEANYRVTVNTFLSTGGDGFTVLAEGKERVVGPIDLDALVTYVEENSPLTAPEDARVMVIGEATAAAE from the coding sequence ATGATCTGGACCCCTCGTGTTGTCGCCGCGCTCGCTTCGCTCGCGCTTGTTGCCTGCTCCTCGGGCTCCGCCCCCGACGCTCCTCCCATCGAGACGCCTGAGGCCGCTGAAAACGCCGATCCGGTCAACCTGCGCGTGCTCGCGTTCAATGACCTCCACGGCGCGCTTGAGGGCCCTTCCGGCAAGGTCTGGGTCGATGGTGAGAAGGTGGAAACCGGTGGCGCGGCCTACCTGGCCGCGCATATCAACGCGGAGCGCGACGCCGTCGACCATGCCCTTGTGCTGGCGGCCGGCGATCTGATCGGTGCCTCCCCGCTGGTCTCCGCGCTGCTCCACGATGAGCCGACCATTGAGGTGATGAACGCCATCGGGCTTGTCGCCTCGTCGGTGGGAAACCACGAGTTCGATGAGGGCTATCAGGAACTTCTGCGCATCGCCGAGGGGGGCTGCCACCCCACCGCCGGCTGCCGCGAGGGCTACACCTACGAAGGCCCCACCTTCAGCTACCTTGCCGCCAACGTGCGTATCACTGGCGAGGAAGACACGCTGCTTCCGCCCTACATCATCCGCGATATCGACGGGGTGAAGGTCGCCATCATCGGCATGACGCTTGAAGATACCCCGTCTGCGGTGGTGCCCACCGCGGTCGAAGGGTTGGAGTTTTACGATGAGGTCGAGACGGTCAAAGCGCTGCTTCCACAGCTTGAGGCCGAAGACGTCGCCACCGCCATTGTGCTTCTGCACGAGGGCGGCGTGATCCACGGGGAACAGCGCGACATCGGTGAGTGCCCCGATGTGCAGGGGGCGATCGTTCCCATCGCCGAGGCGATGCCGCCGCTCGTCTCGGTGATTGTGACCGGCCACACCCACGCCGCCTACGTCTGTGAGTTCGGGGGCAAGCTGGTGACCGCCGCGCAGTCTTTTGGCCGCGTGGTCACCGCCATCGACATGACCATCGATCGCCAGACCGGCGAGGTGCTTGAGCGCAGCGCGCGCCAGCGCGCGGTGACTCACGATGTGGAGCCCGACCCCGAGATCGCCACGCTGATCGACACCTACGCCGAGATCTCGGCGCCCCTGGCCGAGCGCGTCGTCGGCAGCCTCACCGCGCCCATCAGCCGTGAGCGCGACGCCACGGGTCAGTCCCCGCTGGGCAAGCTCATCGCCGACGCCCAGCTCGCCGCGACCGCCGGCGAGGATATCGGTGGCGCGCAGGTCGCCTTTATGAACCCCGGCGGCATCCGCTCCTCGCTGGAGCCCAACGCCGAGGGCAACCTCACCTTTGCCGACCTGCACACCTGCCAGCCCTTTGGCAATACGCTGGTCACCATGACGCTGACCGGCCAGCAGATTCACACTCTGCTTGAGCAGCAGTGGGTCAACCCGGACCGCACCCACATGCTCGGCGTCTCCGAGGGCTTTAGCTACACCTGGAACGCCGACGCCCCGACTGGCGAGCGCGTCGATGCGAGCAGCATCGTGCTCAACGGTGAGGTCATCGACCAGGAGGCGAACTACCGCGTCACCGTCAACACCTTCCTGAGCACCGGCGGCGACGGCTTCACCGTGCTCGCTGAAGGAAAAGAGCGCGTGGTGGGCCCCATCGACCTCGACGCCCTGGTGACCTACGTCGAAGAAAACTCCCCGCTGACAGCTCCCGAAGATGCGCGCGTGATGGTCATCGGCGAAGCGACCGCCGCGGCCGAATAA
- the recO gene encoding DNA repair protein RecO, giving the protein MSSRHSPCFILRTVDYGERDVIVTLLGRDAGRFAALARSARTSRKRFGGALQPLRMVEAIYTRPTRGDLHTLQELEVSEDYPGIEERLELLSAASYATELVRETWREGEDARAIFELLRQFYAFLPRCDDNLAILCLTHHFELSLLNLYGMAPSIAQCARCGKAAESLPRARFARSGEGLLCESCRHPGEAVGVIHPLTLTLLLHLEDPRNARPPLPLEDALAQARRVIDTSVDSLVTRALPAREMLRSLVTL; this is encoded by the coding sequence ATGTCCTCGCGCCACTCACCCTGCTTCATTCTGCGCACCGTCGACTACGGGGAGCGTGATGTCATCGTCACGCTTCTGGGGCGAGATGCCGGGCGCTTTGCCGCCCTGGCGCGCAGCGCACGAACCAGCCGAAAGCGTTTCGGTGGCGCGCTCCAACCCCTGCGCATGGTCGAGGCGATCTACACCCGGCCGACCCGCGGCGACCTCCACACTCTGCAGGAGCTCGAGGTCAGCGAGGATTACCCGGGGATCGAAGAGCGTTTAGAGCTCTTAAGTGCGGCCAGTTACGCCACCGAGCTTGTGCGCGAGACCTGGCGCGAGGGCGAAGATGCCCGGGCCATCTTTGAGCTGCTTCGCCAGTTCTATGCGTTTCTGCCTCGCTGTGACGACAACCTCGCGATCCTCTGCCTCACCCATCATTTTGAGCTGAGTCTGCTCAACCTCTACGGCATGGCGCCGTCGATCGCGCAGTGCGCTCGCTGCGGAAAGGCTGCCGAGAGCCTGCCCCGGGCGCGCTTTGCCCGCAGCGGCGAAGGCCTGCTCTGCGAGTCCTGCCGCCATCCCGGCGAGGCGGTGGGGGTGATTCACCCGCTCACGCTGACGCTGCTTTTGCACCTGGAAGATCCCCGAAACGCGCGCCCTCCCCTGCCGCTGGAGGACGCCCTTGCGCAGGCTCGCCGGGTCATCGATACTTCCGTTGACTCGCTGGTCACCCGAGCGCTTCCCGCCCGAGAGATGCTTCGATCTCTGGTCACACTCTGA
- a CDS encoding DUF6918 family protein has protein sequence MPTLTEKLAQVDRQKVIKDAARLIENEVSSKSGLSGMAIKGGYKVVKKLKPTMIEESIDHLLDAFTGALDPLYQDYVENAALSTFEAYIQKHDDRAANDLLSITDAKAERSDNKILKSTYGKLRGQAEKHVKEALPGVGRLIDRYAPKDA, from the coding sequence ATGCCGACGCTCACCGAAAAACTCGCCCAGGTCGATCGCCAGAAAGTTATTAAAGACGCTGCCCGTCTCATCGAAAACGAGGTCTCGTCGAAGAGCGGCCTCTCGGGCATGGCGATCAAAGGCGGCTATAAGGTCGTCAAAAAGCTCAAGCCGACGATGATCGAGGAGTCCATCGATCACCTGCTCGACGCCTTTACCGGCGCGCTCGACCCGCTCTACCAGGACTACGTGGAGAACGCCGCGCTGAGCACTTTTGAGGCGTATATCCAGAAGCACGACGATCGGGCGGCCAACGATCTTCTGAGCATCACCGACGCCAAAGCGGAGCGCTCCGACAACAAGATCCTCAAGTCGACCTACGGCAAGCTTCGCGGCCAGGCCGAAAAGCACGTCAAAGAAGCGCTGCCCGGCGTGGGCCGCCTCATCGATCGCTACGCCCCCAAAGACGCCTGA
- a CDS encoding acyl-CoA desaturase has product MENHPNDRQPVEILWVNALFLIGTPLLAAILAPIYIAANGVHWSEVVAMFVLWIFTGLGITAGYHRMFSHRAWWAAKPVRLLLLIFGAAAWQNSVIAWSAGHRYHHRDVDTDDDPYTITRGFWYAHMLWVIIKGSRHDDFDNVPDLWKDPLCVWQHKNYNLISVGFNLGVPLLLGVLTNNILGMLLWAGLLRIVCVHHATFFINSLAHMWGSRPWTQEHTARDNAILAFFTFGEGYHNFHHTFPGDYRNGVRWWQFDPTKWLIWSLERVGLATNLKRSSFDRRLRRRWSNLYERYQAQREEWEEQLQAQFDEASARFEASLEEARALHRDFARRAEELHTEAARELRHARREAERRVIAEYREFKRLLNEMPQLAPAAA; this is encoded by the coding sequence ATGGAAAACCATCCCAATGATCGCCAGCCCGTTGAGATCCTCTGGGTCAACGCGCTCTTCTTGATCGGCACGCCCCTTCTGGCCGCCATCCTCGCGCCGATCTACATCGCCGCCAACGGCGTGCACTGGAGCGAGGTGGTGGCGATGTTCGTGCTGTGGATCTTCACCGGCCTGGGCATCACGGCGGGCTACCACCGCATGTTCTCACACCGCGCCTGGTGGGCGGCCAAACCGGTGCGTCTGCTGCTTCTGATCTTTGGAGCGGCGGCCTGGCAAAACAGCGTCATCGCCTGGTCGGCCGGTCACCGCTACCACCACCGCGATGTCGACACCGACGACGATCCCTACACCATCACCCGCGGCTTCTGGTACGCGCACATGCTCTGGGTGATCATCAAGGGCAGCCGTCACGACGATTTTGATAACGTGCCCGACCTCTGGAAAGACCCGCTCTGTGTGTGGCAGCACAAGAACTACAACCTGATCAGCGTGGGCTTTAACCTGGGCGTGCCCCTGCTCCTGGGCGTGCTGACCAACAACATCCTGGGGATGCTTTTGTGGGCGGGGCTCTTGCGCATCGTGTGCGTGCACCACGCGACTTTCTTCATCAACTCGCTGGCACATATGTGGGGGAGCCGCCCCTGGACCCAGGAGCACACCGCGCGCGACAACGCGATCCTGGCGTTTTTCACCTTTGGTGAGGGCTACCATAACTTCCACCACACCTTCCCGGGCGACTACCGCAACGGGGTGCGCTGGTGGCAGTTCGACCCGACCAAATGGCTGATCTGGAGCCTGGAGCGGGTGGGGCTTGCGACCAACCTCAAGCGCAGCTCCTTTGATCGTCGACTGCGCCGCCGCTGGAGCAACCTCTACGAGCGCTACCAGGCGCAACGCGAGGAGTGGGAGGAGCAACTTCAGGCCCAATTCGACGAGGCCAGCGCCCGCTTCGAAGCCTCCCTCGAAGAGGCCCGCGCGCTGCACCGCGACTTCGCGCGCCGCGCCGAAGAGCTGCACACCGAGGCGGCCCGCGAGCTTCGCCACGCGCGTCGCGAGGCCGAACGCCGCGTCATTGCCGAGTACCGGGAGTTCAAGCGCCTGCTCAATGAGATGCCCCAGCTGGCACCGGCAGCCGCCTGA